GGCTGGCTAGTTCTCGCTGTTGAATCTGCCTTTGTCAGGCTATCTGGTACAAAGAAATTGTGGTTTAAGAGTGACAGACAACTTGGAAAATTAGTGGGTTTAACTCTTGAAAAGAGTACTGAATTAAAAGTAAAACTCTATAGGTACAGACCTATTAAGTCTTGAAAGAACTACCTTTCTGTAAATGggaaatttttttcctcaaaagatTAAATGTGTTGTCTTGGCCAACTGAAGTATTATAAAGAGATACTAGAGTCTGCTAGCCTATATGCATGAAAATAGTATCTGATAAAAATGATATTAATTGTGCCAATTTTGTGGATGAAGGCCCCTGTGAAAGGAATTTTCTgggaatgtattttctttttttccctctctaaaTCTGAAATTTTGTGTTGGAATAAAAATGTATGGATAAGGGTGAAACCTGAACTGTAAGATTTAAGTGTGCTTGCGTTAAGAATTGTAGACTTGTGTAATGCAAACTTATTAATCAGAAAAGTGGCTGTAAATCTGTTGTTCAACAAATCATTCTTGTTATTGTTTTTTGACATTGTttcatgctttttgttttcctgatatTTGTACTGCAGCATCTGTTCAGCTCAAATTTCTTTGAATTCACCTCTGCTGTTGTAATAGAGTTAGTAGCTAAAAAACCTAATATATTGTAATTATCTGGTCTATGCTATGTGTTTTGACATATTTTGTGTAATCCAGTAGACTTTCAAATAGAAAAGACGGCAGAGCTTGTCTTGCGGAGTCTACAGCATATGTGGTAACAGGCCAGAAAGTACAAAGCTTGACCCTGAAATTCTAAGATGACATGATACTGTAATTTAGGTATAAACTGAGGAAGCTTGCACTGTAACCATTGAGTCcattaaatacatatatattgaatacattgaaaaatacaattttttagACTAAGATGGAGAGGAGCATGCAGAACCAGATACAATAGTTCTTCAATAGTGTAGATTTCTGTCAGCTTACACTATATGAATATGTTTTGACAAATGTGGAGTTAGGCATTGGCATTCAGTGAGAAAATGGCTTTATTTTGTTAGTAGATGGGAAATCTGAAATTTGCCAAAGATAGATCTGAAATAAGACTTTATAAAGTTTACTGAAGCTTAGTTTATATTATCTATCATTCCTTTTCACTGTTCCTATTATGCTTTCTTCTATGTATAAAGTTAAGTAGTGAGACTCGTTCTGTACTTTACATTTATGAACTGACATCCAAAGATGATGACCTGTAGAAGTATGATAATTGACTGTAGTAGCTTTGACAGCTACTCAAAACAGTATTCTTTATTCTATGAGGAGAGGGGGCTAACTTTGACAGAAAATCTTAGGTTGAATCTTTAAAATTTAGTGTGTCACTTTCtgcaagatgaaaaaaagatttctggATTACTTTAGTACCTTAGAATAATTTGTTACTGTTTTTGAAAGCCTTTGTAAATGTCTCATTTTTTGTAGTATTTTGTGTTctaaaagctttcaaaaatgaGGAATGAGGAAACAATGTTTTATTATTCTTGCAGGTCTTATCTTTTGTACATAATTAAAGCTAATACCAGATTACTATTTGCAGATGAAGCAATCTTCAATCAAATCTCAGTTTGCATGTACATATAAAAATGAGTTGAGTGAGAGAAAGGGTCAGAATTTTCTCAGCAGTAGCCGAATTCCAGCTTGTATGCATCCTGCACCAAAGCAACATTTAGAAGCTGGATATCTTGCAGGTAAGCTGTAGCAggattaaataaataatatttcaaatgtTATCAAATGAGGCTTTAGTAAAACTCAAGTGTAAATAtgctttcaagaaaaaataagatgTCTCATGACTCTATATATGCTATGATCAGTTAAATGTCTTTGCTTTAAGATATTATTGCTAATGCTTTGAAAATATAAGtctgatttaaaaatatgtattgatGCTATCTTGAGGTAAAAACATTGATACATTTTACATATATGAagtaatttttctcctttttcaaaagaaagataaaaatttgtatttgtcattaaaaaaggaaagatctgTTTCAATTCTCTATAAACCATATTGAATATCTAATTTCTAGGCCTTTCAAGCATATTTTCCAATATCTTAAAGTTATAAATCCACTTCCCTAAGTTATTTgccattgcttttgttttggagcaatgtaattttaaattgtCACTATGCTTATGAACACATAGCAAATGCAACTGCAATGACCATCATAGTTTAGTTATACTGATAAAATATTAGttttgactaaaaaaaaaaaatcatcataaCAATCTTCGGGTAGAAGAAGGATGAATAATCCCAGgtaactttttatttcttcacataTGTTTTTGATATCTTTACATGACAGAAGGTATGAATTCAAGTCTTGATCTACCAGTGCTTGGaactatttctgaaaatgttcacCAGACTAGAAGTTATACAGAGATGGGAAAGTTGAGTTGTCAGCCAAGAAACAAGAGCTCCAAAAATGAACAGATGGATTTGAATAGTGACAAAGTAATCTGTGATAAGGAAAGTGAACCATCTTTTCAAAGAACTACTAAAAGATCTAAGACTTCAAACAACCCTAAGAAGGAACTGGACAGCAAAAtgagtggaaaaagaaaacacagcagaaatacAAGCAAGAATAAATTGATTGCCGGTCAAGCAAAATTAACTCATTTTTTTCACCTGTAAGATTTTAGTTTGATGTGCATAGTACACTGACTGAGTCAGAAGATGTTAAATTTTGTGAAAGGGTGAAATCCATTAATTGCTTCCATTCATACTCAAATAAGTGAAAGTAGAGTGTGTGTAAGATTAGACAAATGCAAGGCTGAATTATGCagaagtcttttattttttttaataataatacaTGATTAGTAATTACAGCTATATTCTTTTTTGAAAATCAATTATTTCCCTCTACAATGCAATGTTAAGATATTTTTGGATGCATATGTATAGCCACACTAAAACACAGTAACTTCAAATTACATTAAATACATATTAGAGTGTTTAATCTTCAAAGAAGGTCATGTAGAGCAGTAGTTTTCAGACTTGCCAACAAGGTCGATAGACTCTTCCCAGCATACAcctgagcactacagaaaaaaacatctgaaagTTTAAATCATCAAAGATCTAGAATTCTTTATGGCCTCTGGAAATATTAATTTAAGAAATGTAAcaattttttcctcctctgtgcaCTGAATCACAATAGACATGTAGCTTCTAAATGAACTTTTAGTGCATTATActttacccttttttttgtaaaaatgaaaatatacttACTGTCAAAATCTCTTCTTCCTATAGGGAATTTAGCTGAATTTTCTTCATCTGCAGTCTCTCTTTCCTGTATTGATTCAATATTTTGAATTCTAGCATCAGCTGGAAGAGCCATGGCTCCCTTCAGTGCAAGATAAAGTGGTTGCTTTCTACCTAAGTTGCTTGGCATAACATGATTTAAGAAATCATGTCTGGAACCTGTGTcctaatttaaaggaaaaaaagagtaacaaCTTAGCTTTAAAGTCAACTATGTTCactttttatactgtgtacttAGCAGTGcaagtattttgtttttcaagatgATATTTTAGAAGTAAACCTATATTACATCTTTGGTTGAAACGATTTTATAGTAAAGAACATGATAAAAGAAGTCTTGTATTTGATGAAGGTATCATATAGGGACATGCTATGTCAAATAGATACAGTCTTTTTCCCAGGTTTGACCTACATATAGTTCTGTAAATATCAGATTTCTTTTATGCAACTGTCCAAGTTACACATTTAAAATCTTGGAACTAGATACTTAACAGTTGGAAATTTATTCTTAACTATAGTATGTTAAACTGATACTTTTGCACATTCACCAGGTTAttgctttaaattattttacttgttttctaaAGGGCTGTAAAGAGAATTTTGATTTTACAATTAAGCCAAAACTTAAACCTGAAAACTCACCAAAACCTTCATGTTTCTGACATCCTCTTTATCCAAAACACTGCTGTCTTCAGTCTTATAATGCATCAGCAAAGGTATAGCTCGTCTATTTGCAGGTCTATCTCCATTTCGAAGAGTTTTTCCTACGTTTAATGCCGTTGGCCACATATCTTCATCTTCTGCCCTTTGCAGAGATTTTGAAACTGAGAGTAGAAAACCttgagaaaaaagagagagaatcaACATGTATGATGAGATACACATTCTTAGTTACTTAATGCTTGCATAGAAGTAAAGCAGTTTTCAAATTTTAAGAAAGCTTTTCCAGTTGTAAATTAATGTGTTCTCCATCGGTGTCTACTTTATATATTTTACAGATGAATGGAAACTACTTCAATGGCTGATGAGttcatgcttttaaaatgactCATATTACGAAATAACCTTTTCTATAATCCTTCTAATCCCATCTGTTGTTTAGAACTACTTAAAGATTTCTTTAGTATGGACAATTTGCTTCTTTGTATGTTTTTAGAGCAGCACAAGTAAGTTCTTTTTGACGGATCAGTACGACAAAGTTCACAGAAAAGCGATGTCCATTTGTGTTGTTAACCCCCAGTTAAGgcaatttaagaaaagaaactaaTCTACGTAAGTAAGCAGAACTGTTGTAAAAGTGTGATCTATTACAGTTTTTTTTGATCAAAACTGATTCACTACTAACAATAGAGTAGACCACTACTGTGTTAGAGCTGCAATCATTAATTTGTGCTTCAATGTCCACTATGCCACTTTACATTATTCAAAGCTTATGTCTAGAAATCTTAGTCAACACTTAAGTAGTTATATCTATCTGCgttttccttcttgaaatggaCCTTTCCTAGTTACAAATGTAGTCAGATAGGCTTGCTAAGCatgtagaaagaaaagtaaacttcaatttgtaattttaaaaatgtacctCTGACCCTGTGGAAACAAATGTAGGAGGTTCTGCatagttgtttttcttttttttaattaccttaCCTGGAAATCAGAGACAGCTCAAACTTAGCTAATCTCTTCAGGTGGTTTGTATCACTCACATTTTCAGTGTCTCTGTGCCTCTTAGCTGGTACCCATCTGTTAAATTCATATTTGTCTTAACCCTTGTGTTAGTGCAGGGAACCAAAAATCTTGCGTAGTCAAGGCGAACTGCTAGGAAACTGACCACGAAAGTGACTAAGCAGAAAGTAGTGGTTCTTCCTTACTCTCCAGtttgcttttcctgcttttactCTGTATTGGTCATACACTAGGAAGAAAACCATACATTTTTATTAGCAAAAGTTATTTCTTAGAGTggtatatttatatttttttaatacatcagTAGTAGTCACAGATAGCAAGTACATGTTTTTGTCTTTATAGCTGTTATAAGAAGTCTAAGGAGGAAATATAAGTGCTGCTGAGAGGTATTTCAAAGTCTTAAGGAAGTAcagaattaataataaaatttcCTACTGAAAACAGGCAGTGATACAATACTCATCCACAGACTGAGAATGGTATGTAGAAGAACTGACCAGCGTTGTTGGAACTGTGGTATTCTTAATCACTGTTCATTACTAAACTTCCTGGAAAAGCAGACTACATTGCCAAACTAACTTCTTAGTAAGAAATGTCATGGGAAAATATGTCCTACTGGACTAAGGAGATTTTGACTAAGAGACATGTTGCTTATACACACTTTTCCCCAGATgaggaaaatgtatttaatctTTTCCAGGCAAAGCATCTCTGACAAATAGAATTAttgcttctcatttttttcatttccttgctATAGAACCTCTACTGGCACTTGGGCAATTTTCTTTGACTCTAATTGTCTGTCTACAGAGGAAACAAGTTTGAAAGTCAGTTGTATATGGTTTTATGCTTCTTATCCAGCCTCTCTTTGCTAATTTGTAATTTTCCCTCACACTCAGTATTTGTATAGTTTTGTTCAATTAATAAAGCCAAAGCCATGTCTACTCTGTAATGGTACTCATCATTTAGCTCAGCCTAGACAGAACAAGAGTCTTTTGAAGTTGCCATTGGCAGTAAACCTTTCTATGTTGGTATATGACTTAAGAGTTGGAGAACAAACTGTCCACCTAATAATTGTGTATGTACTTATCTGAAGCTACAGTACCCACAGGTATGTAACATAGATCTATCACATATGGCTTGCTTTCAAATGCTTCTCTTTCATTTAACACAAAGCACAGTTACAATGAGAACAATTGACATGAGTCATTTCGAAAGTCTATCTACAGTGCCTATTTAGCAGTCTACTGTGTCTATAAGCTGATGTCTATGAAAGAATATAAGGGAAACTTACAGTACTCCCTTCAATAGCCTCTAGTGCTTCTTGAACTGGATATTCATTTGTAAGGATTTTTCATAATTGGTAGAACCTTCCAATAAAATTGCTAAGAAATCAATAGCCTATGTCTAcaaattctgtgatttctgcCTGTTCAGTACAGTAGATAACGTTAGTATATCTGCAGTTTTGCAATGGACTATGTACATCTCTTCGTAATGCCTTTGGGAATCCTAACATTCTGatatctggattttttttttttcatcttgaagCTTTCAattaattgaaatatttaaaaaattaaatattaaaatgttttaatatacCAGCTTCaatgttttgttattgtttATCAAATtggcttttaatttttgtaacaAGTAATAACCTAGTACTGCTTACAGAGCAATAACAATTATTTTGATAGTCTCTTCTCACTTCTGCATTGCTTCTTGTTACAATGAAATATGAACTCATAACATCTGAAATTGTATATGATATATGTgagtaaaaaaaatgtagatgaTACTGTGCCTGGACTTTGACTCATTTTGAATTCTTCTAGGAGTGGGTTACAAACCAATTGTAATAGATTTGTTTGATCCTGTAACTACAGTCTGACTATTTGGGCCTATGATGCCTTGTATTTGCTGAACAATAAACAGGTGTATCTTCTATAAAgccaagtatttttttttactattatcAGAACTGAAAAATTTTGCAATACAAGAGACAGTATTTTAAGCAATCTTAACAAATGATCTTTACTgaatttttaaatagcaaaaaaaactTACTCAATATTAATTTGCCCAGTAGTACACTACTTCTGATTTTTATAAAGGCGGTGGTTTtctttattgggtttttttcagcttggaTCTTATAAATTTTACAAAACCATCTGGATTTCAGTCCTTTTTGAGTGCAGTTAGAAGAGATTTGTCATTTTAAATGAGAACCACACACACTAAGACTTTTGAAGactgatttaaaaacaaacccaagttCTTTGTAAAGCACTCGTTCATTTGTAATTCTCTAGTACCAGAGAAAATTTGTAATTTGTAATTCTCTAGtaccagagaaaaaaatgcaatatcTAATCAGTACAGAATGTAATAACTTGGAGTTATGTGCATGAGATGTATTTCCAGGGCACTTCAAACATTTGGGTAGTTTTGAGGAATGACATAGCGTTTCCTTGCATTGATAAATAACTGAATatattagattatttttttaaaaaacccaccaaaacggTTGACACTTATTGAGAGATCTATTTTGGCAATAGAAATAACAGTATATATTGTGTATTATGTCAGAGACTTAGGCTAATCCAGTTTAATTTCTTAGAcatagattctttttttttccccatcagatCCTTTTTCTTGTGATCTTggataaaacaaaagaaaagactgGTAGTATTAATTGATCTGTGTGTTTTGTTTAGCACTGATAAAAACAGAGGtaaaaagaaatccagaaaGAATTTGTTTGCTTAGAGCTACAAATGCTTCTTAAGCTTTGAAGAGGAATTCTAGATTTTCTAGCAAGCAGATTTGGCAACAAACTGGTTACAGCTGGTCAGTAGAAAGCATTATACGAATTGTATCTGAAATTACAAACTATTCTTGGCTATTAGCTGTGTCATTTATATTTACTTATACATTTGCACATTTTGGACTCAGCCTGGAACTTTGTCTTGAAGGTGGCCACTTTTTTTGAATGACAGCAC
Above is a window of Colius striatus isolate bColStr4 chromosome 1, bColStr4.1.hap1, whole genome shotgun sequence DNA encoding:
- the PMCH gene encoding pro-MCH; the encoded protein is MCISSYMLILSLFSQGFLLSVSKSLQRAEDEDMWPTALNVGKTLRNGDRPANRRAIPLLMHYKTEDSSVLDKEDVRNMKVLDTGSRHDFLNHVMPSNLGRKQPLYLALKGAMALPADARIQNIESIQERETADEENSAKFPIGRRDFDMLRCMLGRVYRPCWQV